From Daphnia magna isolate NIES linkage group LG2, ASM2063170v1.1, whole genome shotgun sequence:
GTCCTCAAcaataaaatttgttttactttttacaATCCAATCCGCTCCCAGAATCAACGCGAATGGACACGATTTCACTACGGCTACTTTTTCCAAATCTACAATTTGATTTTCCCACTTTACGTTTAATAGACAAAAAGAATCTACTATCACTTTTTAACCATCTACACCAGTTAATTTTAACAAAGATTTTACACGATTAGGATTGAGAATATTTCTTACGACACTAAGTCTTATGGCAGACACACTTGCACCTGTATCAACAAGTCCGACCACTTCACCTACATTTTCTATAAATACCTTAACAAAGGGCAGCGGGGGACGGCAAGGGAGGTAGGCATAACCGGTGAGCATAGGCCTTGCTCCTAGCTTCCGGTTGAACCTTTTCCCGTTCTTGATGGACAATGACGAGAGATGTGTCCAACTACTCCACAGTTGTAACATTTTCTTGCACTTGGTTCAACCCATCCACCTCCACCTCTTCCATTGCGTCCCATACCACGTTCATGTCCAGCTCCACCACTGGCGTCGCTGCTACTCTCGCCACGTCCAGCACCACGACTTCCGATCGATAATTTGTTGAATTGTGCTGCGATTTGATTTACGAGCTTGTCACCGAAGGTGGACAGGGCAGCAGCAAAATCTTGTGTTGGTGGAGTGGCAGGTATAACCGGTGGGCCCGCTGGACCAGGGGGTGGTGGAAAAGTGTCTGCTCTtgaagccacacccaatgtttCTAATGTTCGAATACGCTGGATGAACTCCGTGACGTCTTCTGGAATGTCAGCTGTCATGGCTGCTACATGTTGCCACTTCGCCAGGCCGTCAATTAGAAAAGAAACCATCTGCTCATTATTAAGGGGGATAGGGGAAACACGTAATAACTTTTGCTTATCTAAGGCGTACTCAATACCAGATTCTCCAATTTTCTGTCGTCTCTCTTCGACTAGACGGTGCCATTCACTAAAATTTAAACGTGGTGAAAAATTAGCGATGAAAGCATTAGACCAATCACCCCAATTAGCAAACGCATGTCCTGCGTGAATATGCCAATCCAATGCAGTCTTTAGGAGTCTTCTAGCTGCTACTTGAATTCGCTGCGCATCTGTCCAATTCTCTGCAACGGCCACTCTCTCTACCATTTCCACAAAATCTTGCGGAAAATCTTTCAATCCCCCTTCAAAACGTGGGATCGACTCGACTGCGGTGGCTGAAATACGAGGCATTACGGCTGCAGCTGGACCTCCTGCACCGGCCGCtggtgctgctgctggaaGTGCGTTCAATGCCGTGACGAGTGCTGCTGTCTGCTGCGTTTGTTGGTCCATAGCTGTCAAGAGTTGGGCTGCTTGATTCTGTGCCGCTTGTCTGTCATTTGCCATCGCATTTGCTAGACGCACTAGAGCGTCAACTAGATCGACCGCCATCTCCGTTCCTTCGTCTCTTACTCTTGCGAAAGCTGTTGCACCCTCGGGAAAGTGAAAGGTGATTCTACTGGAACCACCTGTCGATAAACGTGGAGAAGGTGTTGCTATTCGAGCTTCTGGATCAGTCAGACCGCTATGTATTTCTCCTGTTACAGGCGTGACTAAGCATTTCGCAGCAGAACGCGTTGTTATCTGAAACGGGACGGTAGTTTTTCCTCTACGCCGCATATAACACCGCTgaatactgaaaaaaaaactcaaaaaacACCTACGTACCAATAATTAACCgcaaaaccccccaaaaaaaacgaccacaaaaaagtaaaagtaagTATTACATAAGCCACCACGTTGCtgagaagaggaaaaaaaaaaatattccaaCTCTCCGCCGTTAGCAACAACGGGGGGGGggcccaaaaaaaacaaagaaagaaagaagtggGCGTTTTCAgcgcgttttttttaaaataaaggtAGCTGGGGAGGGGGatggaggagaaaaaaaaattaaaaaataaattcgcGTGGGAATAAATAAAGAGGGGAgcagaaaagggggaaaaaaaatggcgacgtGACGAGAAAAGAACAAATACAAAACGtcaccacaaaaaaaaaaaattcgtctCGAGAAAAATAACTTACAAATTACGACTTACTAACAAGTTCCTCGGGCaattctcaaaaaaaaaaagaattatacACAAACGAGAATTATTCAATGGCCCGATCCTACTCctgacaccaaatgttgcAATGTGTTCGGCCGGCGAGCGGATTCGGCCAAGCACTTGAacttaataaataaataaataataaaaataggaaacacAATAGATAGGGTACTCACATATATTAAACACTACGCGGAAGTGGCCAGGCAAACGCCGCAACCCTTCCTTAGACGACTCAAACGAACGTAAGAGTCTTACAGTgtgttacacacacacgcatacGTACGCCTCCGACAGGAGACAGGACAAGGGACGACAAGAGAGACAAGTGACGACTAACGCCCCTTTTCGTTCGCTGGCCAGCTTACGAGACCGTCACGCCCTCACTCGGCAACACAACACAGGCCCTCAGGGTACACACATacaggtacagtatcctgcaaaaaacaccgatttaattttttaaagccacctattggcggggtaaagggttttttgtttgtttttctttaagagggagggtagacggggtgatggacacatagggcagggttgggtaagtctagacattttttttatgccttaaggtattacgctttaaggcaagtaacaggtcgggacatttttgcaacccccagggtggtgtgttttttttaaacgacagttggaaatgttggacttaggctgtgtaatactccttacccaaataaattagatagctgcctgtgtaCAACTATGTCGATACAGATGggatatgtgtagagcctctgattgcgacgccgtagatcagtgttcgattcacAATAGACCAAGAttggatgctgagttgccaaggctgaattccgacctgcggtatttgtcctctcgggccctataggagggaaatgaaaaataatatatttaattaagttgaagttagttttattacaaaatcttttggaatcgtgtactatacctctgtgctgataaaatacaaaaaattttatctccaaaaaagctgttatttttccaggaaactttttgaaaggtacttgtttacctttccaccgCTGCAGTTCCCTGCCCAGATTCTTGGCAGTTCGACTTTGAGCGcactaaaaaagggaaaaagaagaaaattacatttgTTGAGGAAGAGACTGAAGACAGTGACCAAGATCCCGAAGATCAAGACCAAGAAGATTCTCTTGGttacgaagaaaatgatgaagtcaAAAGTAAATCAGCAGTACAAACATCTAACCAGTCTGACGATCAAAGTAATGGTTTTGAACCTCCGCTCAACTTTGAAGTAGCTGCAAAAAAGCTGGATTCGTGTTTAGATCAAAGTACATCTACCCTAAGATCGGATGTGAAGCCTAGTTTGAAAGTAAATATCTTAATTGGCgcgttaatttcattttgtaatgcaattttaatgtttcagGGAATCGGATGTTCTAGTTCATTTGAGGATCTCACTCCAAACCTGGACGTGAGTGATagtgctgaagaagaagatatcaTTCCTAAGTTGAAGTGcacacaaaacaatgaaacctCAAACGTCGAAGAACTATTGGCCCTCTGCTCGGGAAAATTCCCTGGTAAGTTGTGTcgaagatttgttttttcgttgtaTGCTTAGCTTACTTATTTTACCATGTAGATTCACTTTCTGGAAGAGACACGCAAATAAGTAGTTTGACTGAAAATGCAGATGACGAATCTGATGAAGAAGTTAAGCCGTTCGCAAGAATAATTCCAATGGCTGATGAGGATGACGAGGAAGATGGCTCCAGTAGTGCTCTCCCAAAATTCGTTTCTGAAAATGACGCTGATGAACCTGGAACtgtgccttctttttttagaggatggagaaaaatcactgtcaaaggtgaaaaaaagggCCCGTGTTTGTCTGTCAGATGACGAAGATGAAACTATCgatgaaaaccattcgtttgtcgaagaagaggaaatgcaTGAAGAGGAACGAGAATTTAGAGGTGTGACTGAGTTTTTTGAAGACGAGGCTGAACTGTCCGGTTCCGAAGTTGTCAGCGGTGACGAACGAGAAGACGAAATGGATGActgggaggaggaggaaggcgaTAAGGAGGATATTGATGAAAATGAAGTTCGTGAGCAAGTTGGAAGAGCCCATATGAAGACAATGCTTGATCAAGACCAGCGTGAAGTTCGACTTTTTCAAGAGCTTTTTCTCGAAGTTGGAGATTTGCATTCTGATGGCGGTGGAAGGCAAAGACAATTTCGGTGGAAACAGGCTGATGGTGAAAATACTGAGGGAGACGGTGCCCGtccaaaaaatcaagaagatgaagaagatgaagctgCTGAAGAACAGGATGATCTCacatggagaaaaattcacaGTGATAGAGAAAATGGCTCCTGCAACAAAAGTCGCAACAGGTGATCGTCCaacgacgtaaaatgttttcagtttACTAATCAACCATTTTTGCCGCCAAACATTTGGTGTACAGGAAACGAATAAAGAAGTGCCATTGGTTATGAGCCGGCAAACTAAAATGGTGAAAATCAACACTGCTTCCAAAACCATTAATCAAATTACAGAAGGCGATTCCTCCGCTGCTACTGCCAACGCCAAGCAGTCAACGCATTCTAAGGCGAACATTGTGACCACTGTAGGTTACTTTTACAAAGTGCTTAACACATTGTAGAGATCAGCGCTTATATACTTTcctacttttcattttataggtGAGATGCGGATCTTTTTTACGCagaagtgaaaaagatttatcagaaattgcatcgttgatgaaatccgtgttacctgttcaggcaccaagggtcggttccaattttgtatttgcatccattactccggagaggccagtcgccgagcaaaataggaaacataaacaagatgtaataccaaaacttaatctgttgtgttctttggcttccgatggtatttatttttatttttttcagagttctaaatgcgattcatccaagcaaaatccagcaccagccaagaaagctaaaatgcctctaagtgcaaaactaatttaacatttagttcaattagttagtttctccatatctaccCATACag
This genomic window contains:
- the LOC123470003 gene encoding uncharacterized protein LOC123470003; its protein translation is MAVDLVDALVRLANAMANDRQAAQNQAAQLLTAMDQQTQQTAALVTALNALPAAAPAAGAGGPAAAVMPRISATAVESIPRFEGGLKDFPQDFVEMVERVAVAENWTDAQRIQVAARRLLKTALDWHIHAGHAFANWGDWSNAFIANFSPRLNFSEWHRLVEERRQKIGESGIEYALDKQKLLRVSPIPLNNEQMVSFLIDGLAKWQHVAAMTADIPEDVTEFIQRIRTLETLGVASRADTFPPPPGPAGPPVIPATPPTQDFAAALSTFGDKLVNQIAAQFNKLSIGSRGAGRGESSSDASGGAGHERGMGRNGRGGGGWVEPSARKCYNCGVVGHISRHCPSRTGKGSTGS